The genomic segment gtgtgtgcacgcgtctCACTAGCCACTACTCTTCCCCCTTTGTGCCTGCAGGTTCCTTAGCTCTGAGCAGCACAGAACAGGAAAACCCAACCCTGGTAAGGCGACTAGGAACcatctttctccccttccccctccctccttttccgGAGGAGGGTGGGTCTTGGCTCTGGGTAAGCAGGGAGTCTCCCTTTGAGTGCTCTGCCCTGTACCCCAGGCACAAGAGGATGGCACCAAATAGTACCCCCCATGGCTGCTTGGTCCTTGAGCTGGAGCCAGAGCCCATTCCAGCCATTGGGAGCTGGGACCCCTGGGAACTGGGCCCTCTGGGGCGGGGCCGGTGGGGCCAGAGGACGCTGACCACAGCTGTGCTGTGGGTGCAGACCAGCTGCTCAAGGAACCGCCATTCCCCCTGAGCACACGGTCCATCATGGAGCCCATGTCGCTGGAGGCCTGGCTGGCTGGCCACCGCAAGGAGCTGCACGCTGGCATACCCCTCAGCCTGTTTGGAGACACCTATGAGACCCAGGTAACATAGCCCTGGGCCACCCAGGGCATCTGCCCAGCAGCCCCGGGAGATGGGAACTAAttacacatggacacacacacacacacacacacacactcacatgccaGTCTTGGAGGTTGTGGACACAAGCATAGGTCTTCTTGTTTCCTCCCTGACTCTGAGAATGATGGCTTTGCTGTGAGTGGAAGCCCATGGAGGTTATGTGGTCCCCAGCAATCTTTCTTTGCCTTCGGAGTAGGGGGTTGCCGCATCCACTGAGAGATTCCTGGGGGTCTGGGGTCATCTCCCTGCCAGGATTTCCTGGGCCTTTGGCCAATCATAGCCTTGGCAGCCAGAAGGGAAAGAGATATTTGGGGGTGAGGGTTCGGTGGAGAGTTGCACAGAGAGAGACCCAAACAAGGCTTGCCTCCttccattcaacatttattgagtgcctattatgtttCAGGCTTTAGTAGGAAAATAAGATAGAGTCACTGTCTCAGAGAGTGTATGGTCTAGTAAATGGAGAAGTTAATCAACAATTGCCACGATCATGTGATACATTCTTTGGTAGAGAAGCTACAGGAAGCCACAGGAGGATAAAGGAAGAACCAAGCTGTGAGGGAAGTCAGGgatgacttcctggaggaggtgatataTAGGCTGAGTTTTAAAGCTATTGTAGGAGTttgcaaaaggaagaaagggagatggAGAGCCCATTCCAGGTGAAGGAGAAGCCtgagcaaaggcatggaggcTTGAAACAGGCTGACATTGCAAACAGCTGATGTTGGGGAACCAGGACAGGGGAGTGGGGGCAGCAGATACAATTGGTAGATGGCCAAAGTAGCAGGCAGTGCCCACATGCTAGCAGCTCTCCTGGGCTGGGCAAGGTGCAAGGATGAATCCTGGAAACAAGAGAGCTTCACCCAAGTGCTGAAGCGGGGAGCAGGGGGCTGACCAGGCTACAGTGGTGTTTCAGAAAGATCACTGTAGCCTGAGTGAGGACTGGATCAGGAGGGCAAGTGTGGCAACAAGGAGACCTGACAGGAGGCTCACGTTCACTTGTGCTTTACCGTTTGCCACTGGTACATCCCTTGGAGTTTGAATTAGATACCCCCGTGGAGGGATGATCACTGGATGCAAACCTGCCCTAAAAGGCCCAGCCAGCCGAGCCCTGAGCTTACACAGGGCTGTAAGAGCCGGCGCGCCCCACcacgcccctcccaccccattctTTCACACCCGTCCTTCTCCCTGCTTCAGTTCACTCCAGCCAACATCTACTGAGTCCCACCCACTCTGGGCCGCTGGGAGCGTGGCCTGCACAGCAGCTGTGGGTTCCAGCTGATGCAGGTCAGAGTTGCTCGGCCTCCCTCTCGCTCTCATTcatcctctcccacctccctcctcctcctccttagGCCAGACTCCTAACCTCTCACGAGGAAGGGAGGTGGGCATCCTCTGGGGAGTTCATGCGTGTGTGCTACGTGCATCTGCACTGAGCCGTGTACACACACGTGCCTCGTGTGCCCCTGGTAGGCGTGCCTCCACATGGGTCAGCAGTAGTTGTGTCGTGCATCCGAGGGGCCAGAAATGTACGTGGATGTGGAGGGCAGGCACGTGTGATCCCCAACAGCAGGTGGCCAGGGGGCCCTGTGGCCTGGGCAGCCTTCCTCTCCAAGGCCAGCTGTCTGCTCCGCACCTGGAAATGAGGCTGTGTTGCgggccccatccctgccccacgCAGGCCTGGTGTCTCGGGGCCAGGTTCAAGGCCATCTCCCACGTGGGGCAGGATGTGCCGGAAAGCTCCGTGTCACTTCCCCGCAGGTGATGGTCTGTGGACAAGGCAGCAGCGAAGGCCAGAGACAGGACGTGGACGTGTGGCTGTGGCAGTTGGCAAGTGGGcccgggggtggggcgggaggggCACAGCCTCCTGCCTGCCCGTGAGGACCAGGCTGCTCCTGGGGTGTCCACAGCCCGGACCGGCTCCCGGGCCTCCTTGCCAAGGCTGACTCAGGGACGCTCGGACAGGTGCCGCAGCCTGACAGCCTCCATTTGTTTCTCCTATTCCTCTTTCCTAGGAGGGCTCCTCGGTTGTGACGATGGAAGGACAGCGCCTGAGCCTGACCCCCAATGACAGCCTCCTGGTGCCAGCTGGGACCGCGTGAGTACCTGGGGAGGATTTACCCCCAACTGTGGGACTGCCCACCTTTCCCTGGGATCCCAGCCTTGTCTGAGCCCCGCCCACCTGCGTCGCCACAGGTACAGCTGGGAACGCGGGCAAGGCTCCACGGCCCTGTCTGTGACTCAGGACCCTGCCCGCAAGAAGTTCCCGGGGTGACCGATCCTCATGCTGCGGGCCCAGAGCTGCCACAGGTGCCCCCGAGTGCCACCCCTGCCAAGTAACTCTCCCAGCCCCACCGCTCCTACGTGCACTGCTGCCGAGTGACTCAGGGTCTCCTAGGCCGGGTCCTGGACATCACTGTCATCCATCCTCCTCCTGTCCTCTCCAGGACTGCCAGGTTCCTGGGGGCCTAGCTCCCCTTCACCCCTAACAGCCTTCAGCCCACTGCCCTGCAGGGTTCTGCTGGGCGGACTGCTCCCTGAGGCCAGGGTCCTCTCCATCCCTCTGTCCACAGGCTCAGCACAGCACTTGCCTGCTACCCAGAAAGTCCTTAGTAAAGGCTTCCTGACAGACGGGCACCTACGGGTCTGCACACACACAGCCTGTGATCTTTGCCAGACACCTGGTGCTCCCATGACTGTGTGCGTGTGCAGGGGGGAGGGAGATCTGGAGCGCTGGGTGACCGTGGACCTTGTGGAGGGTCTGTGATCGGGTCCCCCTGCTTTTAGAGAAGCCCTCATGCTCTGTGTGTGGCGCCTCCATGCGAGCTCCTATGCCTGTCCTGCGGCACAGCTGATgtccctctgcctctttctctttctcacttactctttttacataactttaaaatatagcaTCTGTTGAGGTTTCTCTCCCCAGTAACTGAAGTGACTTGTGCTCATTGTAGAAAACGTAGAAATACTAAAAACACAAAATCCCCCCAGCTGGAGTTAAC from the Globicephala melas chromosome 12, mGloMel1.2, whole genome shotgun sequence genome contains:
- the HAAO gene encoding 3-hydroxyanthranilate 3,4-dioxygenase isoform X2: MTRPRHQKQLKIMFVGGPNTRKDYHIEEGEEVFYQLEGDMLLQVLEQGRHRDVVIRQGEIFLLPAGVPHSPQRFANTVGLVIERRRLKTELDALRYYVGDTTDVLFEKWFYCEDLGTQLAPIIQEFLSSEQHRTGKPNPDQLLKEPPFPLSTRSIMEPMSLEAWLAGHRKELHAGIPLSLFGDTYETQVMVCGQGSSEGQRQDVDVWLWQLEGSSVVTMEGQRLSLTPNDSLLVPAGTAYSWERGQGSTALSVTQDPARKKFPG